Proteins encoded in a region of the Nitrososphaerota archaeon genome:
- a CDS encoding class I SAM-dependent methyltransferase — MGWGKVGYKLRGGYPEHKLKIYGYDVYEPAMKFAAELGNAYSEIRALDLGKVDFPHSDKVADVGISLGVLAHLTKEEGFHLLKELDRVCKHFIVTAPTVLFQHRSHGNDPNIEPLRHKSFWSAQDFMQSHMHVRGWGIRDRTEKSTFLDTFFSPWTYALSAIHPRLSWFSGGLVAWK; from the coding sequence ATGGGCTGGGGAAAGGTAGGGTACAAACTTAGAGGAGGCTACCCTGAACATAAATTGAAGATATACGGCTATGATGTTTATGAGCCTGCAATGAAGTTCGCAGCAGAACTTGGTAATGCGTACTCCGAGATTAGGGCATTAGATCTGGGAAAGGTAGATTTCCCGCACTCTGATAAAGTCGCAGATGTAGGCATCTCACTTGGTGTGTTGGCTCATCTAACCAAGGAGGAAGGCTTCCATTTACTGAAAGAACTCGACAGAGTTTGCAAACATTTTATTGTGACAGCACCCACAGTTCTTTTTCAGCATAGAAGCCATGGCAATGACCCAAATATAGAGCCTCTGCGGCACAAGTCCTTTTGGTCTGCACAGGACTTTATGCAGTCTCATATGCATGTTAGAGGATGGGGAATAAGGGATAGAACAGAGAAATCGACCTTTCTTGACACCTTTTTCTCACCGTGGACATATGCGCTCTCTGCGATTCATCCAAGACTCAGCTGGTTTAGCGGCGGCCTAGTCGCATGGAAATAG